The Kribbella sp. NBC_00662 nucleotide sequence CAAGCTCGAGGGCGCTCTGATCGACTGGGGTCTCTACCGGGACGGCGTCCGCGACCGGCGGGTCAATTCGTACACCGAAGCGCTGGCCAAGGCCCGGCGCGGCCAGGGGTTCGTCTGGATCGGCCTGTTCGAGCCGACCGACCGCCAACTCGCCATCATCGGCCATGAGTTCGGTCTGCACCCGCTGGCGCTCGAGGACGCTCTGGAAGCACACCAGCGCCCCAAACTCGAGCGGTACGCCGACACCCTGTTCGCGGTCTTCAAAACGGTCACGTATGTCCCGCACCGGGATCTGACCGCGACCAGCGAGGTGGTGGCGACCGGTGAGGTCATGGTGTTCTGCGGACCCGGATTCGTGGTCACGGTCCGCCATGGTGAGCACAGTGAGCTGACCGGACTGCGGCAGGAGCTGGAGAAGGAGCCGAAGCGGCTGGCGACCGGTCCTGGCGCAGTGCTCCATGCGATCGCCGACCATGTCGTGGATCGGTACCTGGAGGTCGCGGACGCCGTACAGGCCGACATCGACTCGATCGAGACCGGCATGTTCACACCGCGTGGCTGGCGGAACATCGACAAGGTCTACCAGCTGAAGCGCGAGGTGCTGGAGCTGAAGCGGGCCGTGGCGCCGCTGACCGGGCCGATGCGCGCGCTGTCGACGCTGCGGAACCCGCTGATCGCCGAGGAGACCAGGAACTACTTCCGCGACGTCGACGACCACCTGCAGCGGGTGAAGGAGCAGGTGATCTCGTTCGACGAGCTGCTCAGCTCGATCCTGCAGGCCGGGCTGGCCCAGGTGCAGGTCGCCGAGAACGAGGACATGCGCCGGATCTCGGCGTGGGTGGCGATCCTCGCGGTGCCGACGATGATCGCCGGCATCTACGGGATGAACTTCGACTACATGCCTGAACTGCGGCTCAAGTACGCCTACTTCGTCGTACTCGGCGTGATGGCGGCCGCGTGCTTCGTCCTTTACCGGTTGTTCAAGCGGAACCACTGGCTGTGACGCGGCTGTTCTCTACCGTCTGATCGGTGACTTGGCAACCTTTTGCCATGGCCGGGAGTCCTTGCGGATTGGAATGTTCAAACGGTTGTGGACCAATCCGCTGCCTTGATTGAATTCTGCCGTCGCG carries:
- a CDS encoding magnesium and cobalt transport protein CorA, which encodes MAGRRWDMGATRRVGGFFARRGGADGRPPDDVVTGKLEGALIDWGLYRDGVRDRRVNSYTEALAKARRGQGFVWIGLFEPTDRQLAIIGHEFGLHPLALEDALEAHQRPKLERYADTLFAVFKTVTYVPHRDLTATSEVVATGEVMVFCGPGFVVTVRHGEHSELTGLRQELEKEPKRLATGPGAVLHAIADHVVDRYLEVADAVQADIDSIETGMFTPRGWRNIDKVYQLKREVLELKRAVAPLTGPMRALSTLRNPLIAEETRNYFRDVDDHLQRVKEQVISFDELLSSILQAGLAQVQVAENEDMRRISAWVAILAVPTMIAGIYGMNFDYMPELRLKYAYFVVLGVMAAACFVLYRLFKRNHWL